One Glycine soja cultivar W05 chromosome 2, ASM419377v2, whole genome shotgun sequence genomic region harbors:
- the LOC114397597 gene encoding auxin response factor 8-like isoform X5 — MTLQPLTPQEQKDTFLPMELGVPSKQPSNYFCKTLTASDTSTHGGFSVPRRAAEKVFPPLDFSQQPPAQELIARDLHDVEWKFRHIFRGQPKRHLLTTGWSVFVSAKRLVAGDSVLFIWNEKNQLLLGIRRANRPQTVMPSSVLSSDSMHIGLLAAAAHAAATNSCFTVFYNPRASPSEFVIPLSKYIKAVYHTRVSVGMRFRMLFETEESSVRRYMGTITGISDLDPVRWPNSHWRSVKVGWDESTAGERQPRVSLWEIEPLTTFPMYPSLFPLRLKRPWHPGTSSFHDGRDEATNGLMWLRGGPGDQALNSLNFQGSGLLPWMQQRMDPTLLANDHNQHYQAMFASGLQNLGSGDLMRQQIMNFQQPFNYLQQSGNPNPPLQLQQPQAIQQSVSSNNILQPQAQVMAENLSQHLLQKSHNNREDQTQQQQQQRHTYQDTVLLQSDQLHQRQHSGLPSPSYSKPDFLDSSMKFPASVSPGQNILGSLCPEGSGNLLNLSRSGQSMLTEQLPQQSWAPKFTPLQVNAFGNSMQHVQYSGKDTAMVPPHCNSDTQNPILFGVNIDSSGLLLPTTVPRYTTASADSDASAMPLGESGFQSPLYPCGQDSSELVQSAGQVDPQNQTRTFVKVYKSGSVGRSLDISRFSSYHELREELAQMFGIEGKLEDPLRSGWQLVFVDRENDVLLLGDDPWESFVNNVWYIKILSPEDIHKMGEQALESLGPSPGQRLNSTGADSHEIVSGLPSIGSLEY, encoded by the exons ATGACGTTGCAGCCGCTGACTCCG CAAGAGCAGAAGGATACGTTTCTTCCCATGGAGTTGGGCGTTCCAAGTAAGCAGCCCTCAAATTATTTTTGCAAGACATTAACGGCAAGTGACACCAGCACACATGGAGGGTTCTCTGTTCCTCGTCGCGCTGCTGAGAAAGTTTTCCCTCCATTG GATTTCTCACAGCAACCACCTGCGCAAGAACTAATTGCTAGGGATCTCCATGATGTTGAGTGGAAGTTTCGACATATTTTTCGag GACAGCCAAAACGACACCTTCTTACAACAGGCTGGAGTGTATTTGTTAGTGCCAAACGACTAGTAGCTGGAGATTCTGTGCTTTTCATAtg GAATGAAAAGAATCAGCTTCTTTTGGGAATACGTCGTGCCAATCGACCACAAACTGTCATGCCATCCTCAGTTCTATCTAGTGATAGTATGCACATTGGGCTTCTTGCAGCTGCTGCTCATGCTGCAGCAACTAATAGCTGCTTTACAGTGTTCTATAACCCAAG GGCTAGTCCATCTGAATTTGTCATACCGCTTTCAAAATATATCAAAGCTGTGTACCATACGCGTGTTTCTGTTGGTATGCGTTTCAGGATGCTTTTTGAGACTGAAGAATCAAGTGTCCGCAG GTACATGGGTACAATAACTGGCATAAGTGACCTGGATCCTGTTCGTTGGCCGAATTCTCATTGGCGATCTGTTAAG GTTGGTTGGGACGAATCAACCGCTGGAGAGAGACAGCCACGGGTATCATTATGGGAAATTGAGCCTTTAACAACGTTTCCAATGTATCCATCTCTATTTCCCCTCAGATTGAAACGACCCTGGCATCCGGGCACCTCTTCTTTTCATG ATGGCAGAGATGAAGCAACTAATGGGCTTATGTGGCTGAGGGGTGGACCTGGAGACCAAGCTCTCAATTCCCTGAATTTTCAAGGTTCTGGTTTGTTGCCATGGATGCAGCAGAGAATGGATCCAACTTTACTTGCAAATGATCATAATCAGCACTACCAAGCCATGTTTGCATCTGGTTTGCAGAACTTAGGGAGTGGAGATTTAATGAGACAACAAATAATGAATTTTCAACAGCCTTTCAATTATCTTCAACAATCAGGAAACCCCAATCCTCCTTTGCAGCTTCAGCAACCGCAAGCAATTCAGCAATCCGTATCTTCTAATAATATTCTACAGCCACAAGCCCAAGTAATGGCAGAGAACCTGTCTCAGCACCTCCTTCAGAAATCACACAACAATCGAGAAGACCAAacacagcagcagcagcagcagcggcACACTTATCAAGATACAGTTTTACTTCAAAGTGATCAGCTCCATCAGAGGCAACACTCTGGTCTACCTTCACCGTCATATTCAAAACCAGATTTCTTAGATTCAAGCATGAAGTTCCCTGCTTCAGTTTCACCAGGACAAAACATTCTTGGTTCACTTTGTCCTGAAGGGAGTGGTAATCTCTTGAATTTATCCAGAAGTGGTCAGTCCATGCTGACTGAACAGTTACCTCAACAATCATGGGCCCCAAAATTCACACCGTTGCAGGTTAATGCTTTTGGCAACTCAATGCAACATGTGCAGTATTCTGGAAAAGATACCGCAATGGTGCCACCACATTGTAACTCGGACACCCAAAATCCTATTCTATTTGGGGTCAACATCGATTCATCTGGTCTTCTGCTCCCTACGACTGTCCCGCGTTATACTACTGCATCAGCGGATAGTGATGCATCAGCAATGCCATTAGGAGAGTCTGGATTCCAGTCTCCTTTATATCCTTGTGGTCAAGATTCATCAGAGTTGGTGCAAAGTGCAGGGCAAGTTGACCCTCAAAACCAGACACGAACATTCGTCAAG GTTTACAAATCAGGGTCAGTTGGGCGCTCACTTGACATCTCCCGGTTCAGCAGTTATCATGAGCTGCGGGAGGAGTTGGCACAGATGTTTGGTATTGAGGGGAAATTAGAAGACCCTCTTAGATCAGGCTGGCAGCTTGTATTCGTCGACAGGGAGAACGATGTTCTTCTCCTTGGAGACGATCCGTGGGA ATCATTTGTCAATAATGTATGGTATATCAAAATACTTTCACCTGAAGATATCCATAAAATGGGAGAACAAGCCCTGGAATCCCTTGGTCCAAGTCCAGGACAGAGGCTGAATAGCACTGGTGCAGATTCTCATGAAATTGTTTCAGGACTACCATCAATTGGCTCCCTTGAATACTGA